A segment of the Catenuloplanes nepalensis genome:
CTACGGCATGCTGCTGCTCCAGGGCGGCATGGCCGCGGCCCGGCTCGGCGACACCGCGACCGTGCACGATCTGATGAACGAGGCCACCCGGGTCGCGGAGCATGTGGGCGGCGACGCGAACCACTACTGGACCTCGTTCGGGCCGACCAACGTGCAATTGCACCGCGCGGCCGCGATGGTCGAGCTGGGTGACGGCCGGATGGCGGTCGAGACGCACGAGGTGATCAACCAGACCGGCGGGTTCGACGCGCTGCTGCCGGAGCGGCGCGCGCACCACTACCTCGACCTGGCCCGCGGATACTCGCAGATGGGGGAGATGGAGAAGGCGGGCGAGATGCTGCTGGAGGGGGATCGGCTCGCACCGTCCGAGATCCGCTGCCGGCCGATCGCGCACGCGGTCATCTCGGACGTGCTACGTCGCACCCGCGGTACGCCGTCTCCGTCCATCGCCGAGTTGGCTGAGCACATGGGAGTTGGCGTATGAAGGTTTACCGACCATGATCGGCGGCTGTCCTGCGCGCGTGCTCTACGTCGTGGCCTGCGGATCTCCGGTCGCCCGAAAGGTGGGCGTGCTGGTGGATCTCGCGCGGGCCGACGGCTGGGACGTCTGCGTGGTCACGACGCCGGACGGGCGCAAGTTCGTCGACGTGGCCGCGCTGGCCACGCAGACCGGACACCCGGTCCGTACCACCTACAAGAATCCGGGCGATTCGGACGTGCTGCCGCCGCCGGACGCGATCATCGTCGCGCCGGCCACGGTGAACACGATCAACAAGTGGGCGGCCGGGATCGCCGACACGCTCGCGCTCGGGCTGCTGGTGGAGGCCTACGGCAAGGACCTGCCGATCGTGGCGATGCCGTACACCAACGCGGCGATGGCGGCGCACCCCGTGTTCCGGGAGAACATCGAGCGGCTGCGATCCTGGGGGGTGAGCGTGCTCTTCGGCGACGACGTCGTCGAGCTGCACCCGCCCGGCACCGGTGACCGCTACGTCGACCGGTTCCCGTGGGCGCTGACCCTGGACGTCCTGCGGGTACGGCTCCCTACGGACGGAAGCCTCGCATAGCGGCGAGGGCCTGTTTCAATACGACACCCGGACCGCGCCTCGCTCCGGCCCTCCTCCTGAAACAGGCCCTGGATAGAGTTCTCGCCGTGACTTCCAGCGAGACGACCGTCGGCCGGCTGGTGGCCGCGCTCGAGGCGCGCTACCGGCCGGCCTGGGCGGAGCAGTGGGACCGCGTCGGCCTCGTGCTCGGCGACCCGGCCGCGGTCGTGCGCCGGGTGCTGTGCGTGGTCGACGTGGTGGACGAGACCGTCGACGAGGCGTTCGCAGCCGGCGCGGACCTGATCGTGGCGCACCACCCGCTGATGCTCAAGGGCGTGTCGTCGGTCGCGCCGACCACGTTCAAGGGCCGGATCGTGCACCGGCTGATCAAGGGCGACATCGCGCTGTTCACCGCGCACACGAACGCGGACACCGCGAATCCGGGCGTGTCGGACGCGCTCGCCGCCCGCTTCGGCCTGCGCGAGCTCCGCCCGCTCTCCCCGCGGCCGGACGACCCGGCGCTCGGCATCGGCCGGGTGGGCACGCTGCCGGCCCCGCTGACGCTCGCCGAGTTGACCGCTCTGGCCGCGCGCGAACTACCCCCGACCACCTGGGGGGTACGAGCGGCGGGCGACCCGGAGCGGATCATCCGTACCCTCGCGGTCTGTGGTGGTTCCGGCGACTCCTACCTGGGCGCGGCGACCGCGGCCGGTGCCGATGCATACTTGACCGCCGACCTGCGGCACCACCTGGCCGGTGAGCACCTCGCCGGCGGGGGCCCCGCGCTGCTGGACGCGGCGCACTGGGCCACCGAACGCCCCTGGTGCGACGACGTGGCCGCCTGGCTGCGCGCCGGGCACCCGGTCGAGGTGCTCGTCTCGGACCTGGACACCGACCCCTGGACGCTGCACGCGGCGTCCCCGCTCTCAACTGAACAGAAGAAGGAGCCCTCGTCGTGAAGGCCGCGCCGCAAGCCCAACGCCGTCTGCTGGATCTGCAGGCTATCGACACGTCCCTGGCCCAGCTCGCGCACCGGCGCAAGACGCTGCCGGAGTACGCCGAGCTGGACACGCTGGCCCGCAACCTCTCCGCGCTGGAGGACGAGCGGGTGCGCGCGCAGGTCACGGCGGACGACCTCGACCGCGACATCGCCCGCCTGGAACGGGACATCGACCAGGTTCGGATCCGCCGCAAGAAGGACGACGACCGGCTGGCCGCCGGCACCGGCCCGGCCCGCGAGCTGGAGGCGCTGCAGCACGAGGTGGCCAGCCTGACCCGCCGGCAGAGCGAGCTGGAGGACCAGGAGCTCGAGCTGATGGAGCAGCGGGAGACCGCGCAGGCCACGCTGGACGAGATCGGCACGCGCCTTGCGGCCGCGCGCGAGGCCCGCACCGCGGCCGAGGTCCGCCGCGAGGCCGCGCTGGCCGAGATCGCCAAGGAGGAGGAGTTCAAGTCGCAGGCCCGGTCGCCGCTGGCCGCGGACCTCCCCGGCGATCTGGTCGCGCTCTACGACCGGCTGCGCGAGGCGAACGCCGGGCTCGGCGCCGCGCTGTTCCGGGCCGGTCGCTGCGGCGGCTGCCGCCTGGAGCTCTACGGCCAGGAACTGCACCGGGTCAAGGCCGCGCCCGCCGACGACGTGGTGCGCTGCGAGGAGTGCGGCCGGATCATGATCCGGACCGCGGAGTCCGGTCTGTGAGCCTGCACGTCATCGTCGAGGCGGACGGCGGCTCGCGCGGCAACCCCGGCCCGGCCGGGTACGGCGCGGTGGTCATCGAGGCCGCGACCGGCCAGGTGCTGGCCGAGCGGTTCGACTCGGTCGGCGTCGCCACGAACAACGTCGCGGAATACTCCGGTCTGATCGCCGGCCTGGAGGCGGCCGGCGAACTGGGCGCGTCCCGGGTCGACGTGCGGATGGACTCCAAGCTGGTCGTCGAGCAGATGTCCGGCCGCTGGCAGATCAAGAACCCGGGGTTGCGGCCGCTCGCCGCCACCGCGGCCCAGCTGATCGACAACTTCGACGAGGTCGGCTTCACCTGGATCCCCCGGGAGAAGAACAAGGCCGCGGACGCGCTGGCGAACAAGGCGATGGACGGCGGCCGCAGCGTGTCGCCGCAGCCGGTGGCGGACGTCGCGGCGCCGGACTCGTCGGCCCGCGCGCTCGCGAAGGAGATCGCGGCGAACGCGGCCGGCCCGGCCCGGGTCGCCGTGTCGCCGCCGAAGTCCTGGGTGCCGCCGTCGCTGACCGCGGCGACCCGCATGATCCTGATCCGGCACGGCGAGACCGACATGACCGCGGAGAAGCGCTACTCCGGCCGCGGCGACGTGCCGCTCTCCGCGCACGGCCTGGAGCAGGCGGCAGCGGCCGCGCGCCGGGTGGCCGTGCTCGCGCCCGACCTGGCCGCGGTGGTCACCTCGCCGCTGTCCCGCTGCGCCGCCACGGCCGCGGAGATCGCGCGGGCGGCCGGCGGCGTGCCGGTGCTGACCGAGGCCGGGCTCGTCGAGTGCGACTTCGGCGACTGGGAGGGCCGCACGTTCGCCGAGGTCCGCGAGCGGTGGCCGAACGAGATGCAGCGCTGGCTGGACTCGACCGCGGTGGCGCCGCCCGGTGGCGAGTCGTTCAAGGCGGTCGCGAAGCGGATCCGGGGCGCGCGGGCCGCGGTGCTGGCCGCGCACGAGGGCGCCACGATCGCGGTGGTCAGCCACGTGACGCCGATCAAGCTGCTGTTGCAGGACGCGCTCGCCGCGTCGGACGCGTTCCTGCACCGGCTCTACCTGGAACCGGCGGGCATCTCCATCGTGGACACCTGGCCGGACGGCAACGTCGCGGTCCGCACCGTCAACGACACCGCCCATCTGACGTGACCTGGGCGTCCCCCATGTCGTTTCAGCCACATGGGGGACGCCCGGATCACGGCGGTGTCGGCCGCGGTGGGAATGCCATCGATGGGCGTCGAGCCGTCCGGCGCAGGGGGCCGACCGCTGACCGCTTCGTGAAGTAGGTCACTCCCAAGCCGTAATCTTCCCGTGGGTAGTCTCCCCGCGCCCGAGCGTGATCGTTGCACGGGGAGGCGGCGCGCTCCCGTCGCCTCCTGACGCACGCCATCTGCAGGAGGTAGCTACCCATGGCCGAGCCGACGACGCCCGACCCGGATATCCCGGACACTCAGGCCTCGGCGTCCGCGCCGGTCCAGGCCCGCAGCGATCGCAGCCCGTGGAACTGGCTGCTCATCGTGCCGATCCTGGTCCCGCTGACCACGCCGCTGTTCAACCACGACGACCCGCGTCTGCTGGGATTCCCGGTGTTCTACTGGCTGCAGCTGGCGTTCATCCTCCTCGGCGTCACCACCACCACGATCGTCTACCGGATGACCGGGCGGGGTGCGGGCCGATGAGCGACCACATCGTCCAGATCGTCGTCTTCAGCCTGCTGTTCCTGCTGGTCAGCGTGATGGGCTTCGTCGCGGCCCGGTGGCGGGCGCCGCAGGACCTCAACCACCTGGACGAGTGGGGCCTCGGCGGCCGCAACTTCGGCGGGTGGATCACCTGGTTCCTGGTCGGCGGCGACCTCTACACCGCGTACACGTTCGTGGCCGTTCCGGCGCTGCTGTTCGGCGCGGGCGCGGCCGAGTTCTTCGCGGTGCCGTACACGATCATCGTCTATCCGCTGGTGTTCCTGGTGCTGGTCCGGCTCTGGTCGGTGTCGCACCGGCACGGCTTCGTCACCCCGGCTGACTTCGTGCGCGCCCGGTTCGCGTCGCCGACGCTGGCGCTGCTGATCGCGATCACCGGCATCGCCGCGACCATGCCCTACATCGCGCTGCAACTGGTCGGCATCGAGGCGGTGCTCAAGACCATGGGCGTGACCGGCGACTCCGCGCTGGCCCGGCACGCGCCGATCATAGTGGCGTTCGCGATCCTGGCCGCCTACACCTATCAGTCGGGGCTGCGCGCGCCCGCGCTGATCGCGTTCGTCAAGGACACGCTGATCTACATAGTGATCATCGTGGCGGTGATCTACCTGCCCGCGAAGCTCGGCGGCTGGGGGAACATCTTCGACGCGGCCGAGGCCAAGTTCGCCGCGTCGCCCGCGCCCAACGACGGGATCACGCTCAACGCCAACAACCAGCTGCAGTACATCACGCTGGCGCTCGGCTCCGCGATGGCGCTGTTCCTCTACCCGCACTCGATCACCGGCGTGCTGGCCAGCCGCGACCGGGGCGTGATCAAACGGAACATGTCGGCGCTCCCGGCGTACAGCCTGCTGCTGGGTCTGATCGCTCTTCTGGGTTTCATGGCCATCGCGGCGCAGGTCAAGCCGCTGCCGGGCGCGCGCCAGGGCACGCTGGACACCAACACGGTCGTGCCGCTGCTGTTCGACCAGCAGTTCCCGGCCTGGTTCGCGGGCGTCGCGTTCGCGGCCGTCGGTATCGGCGCGCTGGTCCCCGCCGCGATCATGTCGATCGCCGCGGCGAACCTGTTCACCCGCAACATCTACAAGGAGTACCTGCGCAAGGACGCGACCCCGGCACAGGAGGCGAACGTCTCGAAGATCACCTCGCTGGTGGTCAAGGTCGGCGCGGTCGCCTGCATCGTCTTCCTCGACCCGCAGTTC
Coding sequences within it:
- a CDS encoding flavoprotein; the protein is MIGGCPARVLYVVACGSPVARKVGVLVDLARADGWDVCVVTTPDGRKFVDVAALATQTGHPVRTTYKNPGDSDVLPPPDAIIVAPATVNTINKWAAGIADTLALGLLVEAYGKDLPIVAMPYTNAAMAAHPVFRENIERLRSWGVSVLFGDDVVELHPPGTGDRYVDRFPWALTLDVLRVRLPTDGSLA
- a CDS encoding Nif3-like dinuclear metal center hexameric protein; its protein translation is MVAALEARYRPAWAEQWDRVGLVLGDPAAVVRRVLCVVDVVDETVDEAFAAGADLIVAHHPLMLKGVSSVAPTTFKGRIVHRLIKGDIALFTAHTNADTANPGVSDALAARFGLRELRPLSPRPDDPALGIGRVGTLPAPLTLAELTALAARELPPTTWGVRAAGDPERIIRTLAVCGGSGDSYLGAATAAGADAYLTADLRHHLAGEHLAGGGPALLDAAHWATERPWCDDVAAWLRAGHPVEVLVSDLDTDPWTLHAASPLSTEQKKEPSS
- a CDS encoding zinc ribbon domain-containing protein: MKAAPQAQRRLLDLQAIDTSLAQLAHRRKTLPEYAELDTLARNLSALEDERVRAQVTADDLDRDIARLERDIDQVRIRRKKDDDRLAAGTGPARELEALQHEVASLTRRQSELEDQELELMEQRETAQATLDEIGTRLAAAREARTAAEVRREAALAEIAKEEEFKSQARSPLAADLPGDLVALYDRLREANAGLGAALFRAGRCGGCRLELYGQELHRVKAAPADDVVRCEECGRIMIRTAESGL
- a CDS encoding bifunctional RNase H/acid phosphatase, with amino-acid sequence MSLHVIVEADGGSRGNPGPAGYGAVVIEAATGQVLAERFDSVGVATNNVAEYSGLIAGLEAAGELGASRVDVRMDSKLVVEQMSGRWQIKNPGLRPLAATAAQLIDNFDEVGFTWIPREKNKAADALANKAMDGGRSVSPQPVADVAAPDSSARALAKEIAANAAGPARVAVSPPKSWVPPSLTAATRMILIRHGETDMTAEKRYSGRGDVPLSAHGLEQAAAAARRVAVLAPDLAAVVTSPLSRCAATAAEIARAAGGVPVLTEAGLVECDFGDWEGRTFAEVRERWPNEMQRWLDSTAVAPPGGESFKAVAKRIRGARAAVLAAHEGATIAVVSHVTPIKLLLQDALAASDAFLHRLYLEPAGISIVDTWPDGNVAVRTVNDTAHLT
- a CDS encoding DUF3311 domain-containing protein; protein product: MAEPTTPDPDIPDTQASASAPVQARSDRSPWNWLLIVPILVPLTTPLFNHDDPRLLGFPVFYWLQLAFILLGVTTTTIVYRMTGRGAGR
- the mctP gene encoding monocarboxylate uptake permease MctP, yielding MSDHIVQIVVFSLLFLLVSVMGFVAARWRAPQDLNHLDEWGLGGRNFGGWITWFLVGGDLYTAYTFVAVPALLFGAGAAEFFAVPYTIIVYPLVFLVLVRLWSVSHRHGFVTPADFVRARFASPTLALLIAITGIAATMPYIALQLVGIEAVLKTMGVTGDSALARHAPIIVAFAILAAYTYQSGLRAPALIAFVKDTLIYIVIIVAVIYLPAKLGGWGNIFDAAEAKFAASPAPNDGITLNANNQLQYITLALGSAMALFLYPHSITGVLASRDRGVIKRNMSALPAYSLLLGLIALLGFMAIAAQVKPLPGARQGTLDTNTVVPLLFDQQFPAWFAGVAFAAVGIGALVPAAIMSIAAANLFTRNIYKEYLRKDATPAQEANVSKITSLVVKVGAVACIVFLDPQFSIDLQLIGGVIILQTLPAVALGLYTRWLHRGALIAGWFAGMGLGMWMLYQIPNAATGRAHFGGSAFPLREFGFDTPMTIYAGLVAVAVNLLVAAIATPILRSMKVAEGTDTTTREDYFADATPPPPKPATPAPTATT